Genomic DNA from Tissierellales bacterium:
ATCACATGAAATCACTAGATAATCATCTTCTGAAAATGGAATACATGTCAAATCTCTTACTTTTATCATGTATTACTCCTTTCTAGCTTTCTTTATTCCCTCATACACTATAGATGCCAATATCACATTTACTGCTGCCGCTATTGTAAGAGGAACTATAAAAGCATAGAACATTGCCATTCCAGCAAACTCTGCACCTAAAATGCTAGCTAATTGTGATGCAAGGAATGTGGCTACCGGACCATTTAATACTATTCCAAGCACTATTGCTACTACTTTATTTCCGTCTCTATATACCTTTCCAAATATCGCTACAATTACCAACATTTCAACTGCTATAAGTAAATGCATCGGTAAACTTAGATAAAATCCAGCAAAACCTGCAGACATTAAATGTCCTATACATCCGATAATACCACCTGCAACAGGTCCTAGTATTATACTTCCTAAGAATGCCGGAAGTGCATCTAGTGCAATACTTCCATTAATTTTAATCACAGCTCCAATCATCGAAAGTGCTATAAATACCGCCATTGTAACTAATTGTTTTGTCTTATTATTCATAATTGAATTCCCCTTATAATTTTTCTAGTAACCATTTTAAAACATTTAAATTGCTTCCAAAGTGTAAATGCGCATAACTTGCAAGCACATTTTCTTTAACAAATCCTTCATTCCACGTTTTAAATATTTTATTCTTCCTATATTTTTTCATATCATAAAACGAAGACTCATCGAGTGATGGTTCTATTTTTGAATGATGAAATTCATGCGCTTTTATTACAAGTCCATTTTTCATATTAACCTCAGCATATCCAAAATTTTGAAGTTTATCAGTCATAAAACTATCTCTATTAAAAAATCCTACCATATCGAATTTTTCACCCTTACTATTTGTAATGGATTTTGTGAGATACATGAGTCCTCCACATTCTGCATATCCAAATACCCCTTCTTTAAAGGCTTTCTCTACGCTATTTCTCATAGATATATTTTGCTCTAACTCTTTTGCAAATATTTCTGGATAACCACCCCCTAAGTATATTCCATCAATATTTTCAGGCAAGATTTTATCATTTAATGGACTAAAAAATTTGATGTTTACACCTGTATGTTTTAATAAATCAAAATTAGACTCATAATAAAAATTAAAAGCTTCATCTTTAGCTACAGCTATTGTCTTTCCTTTAGCAATACCTTTTATTTGATTTATAGCTTCTGGCTCAATAACTTCTAGCAAAGGCTTGTTAAAATCCTCTATTATGGCATCTAAATCCACGCTAGATTCTATTCTATCAATCAGCAATTGTACTTTACACTCTAGCTCACTGTCTTCTTCAGCTGGTACCAATCCTAAATGTCTCTCTTTTAATCCAAAATTATCGTCTTTTTTCAAATATCCATAACATTTTAAGCCTGTGTAATTCTCAACTATTTCTTTCATGTAATTATAGTGCATTTCACTAGATAATCTATTTATTAAAACGCCAGCAATTCTGGTATTTTTCTCAAAATGTTTAAACCCATTTATCTCTGCAGCTAAGCTACGGCTTTTTCCTCTTCCATCTACTACTAAAATTACTGGTAGATTAAGCTTTTCAGACAAATCAGATGAGCTTCCTTCATTTGAATCTACTCCATGTCCATCAAATAATCCCATCACGCCTTCTATAACAGAAACATCTGAGTCTTTAGCAGCTTTTGAATAAACATATTTCAAGTACTCTGAATCTAACATCCATGTATCTAAATTATATGAAGCTCTATCGGTAACCTTCGCATGAAACATTGGATCAATATAGTCTGGTCCTGCTTTAAATCCTTGGACTTCAATCCCTCTTTTATGAAGCGCTGCCATAATTCCTATTGTAAATGTGGTTTTCCCACTTCCACTATTCGTTCCAGCTAACATAAACTGACAAACCATATACTGTCCTCCCCTAAGAATTAATCTGTATAAATTCATCCATCGCTGCATAATCTTCACTAAAGCTAATCTTTACATAAACTGCATTTTTTATGTTAAAATGCCATTTTGATTTTTCACCTAGCTCTAATAATTTTGCCATCATGGATCTTATTACCCCACCATGTGTCACTACAAGTATTCTTTCATACTCTGACTTTAAACAGTCTAG
This window encodes:
- a CDS encoding ECF transporter S component, whose translation is MNNKTKQLVTMAVFIALSMIGAVIKINGSIALDALPAFLGSIILGPVAGGIIGCIGHLMSAGFAGFYLSLPMHLLIAVEMLVIVAIFGKVYRDGNKVVAIVLGIVLNGPVATFLASQLASILGAEFAGMAMFYAFIVPLTIAAAVNVILASIVYEGIKKARKE
- a CDS encoding cobyrinate a,c-diamide synthase, producing MVCQFMLAGTNSGSGKTTFTIGIMAALHKRGIEVQGFKAGPDYIDPMFHAKVTDRASYNLDTWMLDSEYLKYVYSKAAKDSDVSVIEGVMGLFDGHGVDSNEGSSSDLSEKLNLPVILVVDGRGKSRSLAAEINGFKHFEKNTRIAGVLINRLSSEMHYNYMKEIVENYTGLKCYGYLKKDDNFGLKERHLGLVPAEEDSELECKVQLLIDRIESSVDLDAIIEDFNKPLLEVIEPEAINQIKGIAKGKTIAVAKDEAFNFYYESNFDLLKHTGVNIKFFSPLNDKILPENIDGIYLGGGYPEIFAKELEQNISMRNSVEKAFKEGVFGYAECGGLMYLTKSITNSKGEKFDMVGFFNRDSFMTDKLQNFGYAEVNMKNGLVIKAHEFHHSKIEPSLDESSFYDMKKYRKNKIFKTWNEGFVKENVLASYAHLHFGSNLNVLKWLLEKL